One Podarcis raffonei isolate rPodRaf1 chromosome 3, rPodRaf1.pri, whole genome shotgun sequence genomic region harbors:
- the MRAP2 gene encoding LOW QUALITY PROTEIN: melanocortin-2 receptor accessory protein 2 (The sequence of the model RefSeq protein was modified relative to this genomic sequence to represent the inferred CDS: inserted 1 base in 1 codon): protein MAGPRFISNRTSHHSLLSNSDYTWEYEYYEYGPVSFEGLKAHKYSIVIGFWVGLVVFVIFMFFVLTLLTKAGAPHQDTADSSEKRLCMNNFVADFGRPLDSDRMISQQAAEESRLLFHCYINEYENMDRAKQCQRVPVMDSNIHFQEVIQSSEGLEEELNSHAKFNIPNFVNTDQNSSLGEDDLLISEPPIILESKXLSPASHQIID from the exons ATGGCTGGACCCAGATTTATTTCCAACAGAACATCCCACCACTCTTTGCTATCGAATTCTGATTATACTTGGGAATATGAATATTATGAATATGGGCCAGTTTCCTTTGAAGGCCTCAAGGCTCATAAGT ATTCGATTGTGATTGGGTTTTGGGTTGGCCTTGTTGTCTTCGTcatttttatgttctttgtaCTGACCTTGTTGACCAAGGCGGGAGCACCACACCAAGA CACTGCGGACTCTTCTGAGAAAAGGCTCTGCATGAACAACTTTGTGGCAGACTTTGGAAGGCCTCTCGATTCTGATAGGATGATTTCTCAGCAGGCTGCTGAGGAATCCAGGCTGCTTTTTCACTGCTACATCAATGAGTATGAGAACATGGACAGGGCAAAGCAATGCCAGAGAGTGCCAGTTATGGACAGTAACATCCATTTTCAGGAAGTAATTCAAAGCAGCGAGGGACTGGAGGAGGAGCTGAACAGCCATGCAAAATTCAACATCCCCAACTTTGTGAACACTGACCAGAATTCTTCCCTGGGTGAAGATGACCTGCTGATTTCAGAGCCACCTATCATTTTAGAGAGCA CACTGAGTCCAGCCTCCCACCAGATTATTGACTGA